The following are encoded in a window of bacterium genomic DNA:
- the serS gene encoding serine--tRNA ligase: MLDAGFVRENREIVERKLKSRGLQVDLTEFFALVEQRRSSMRDVEELKHRSNVVSKEIGEAKSRGEDMEARMEEMRQVKERIRQLDEVVRSAETRMSDYLLNIPNLPHDSVPVGAGASENVEVRNHQGSVEVDFKAATHIDLGVKLGILDFARAAKIAGSRFVLYRGAGAKLERALINFMIDVHTSRGYTEVLPPFIANADSLRGTGNLPKFEEDLFKLQDTNQYLIPTAEVPVTNIHRDEVLNESDLPIRYVAYTPCFRREAGTYGQETRGLIRLHQFNKVEILHFSKPEESYQQHEQLTQDAEEILRRLGLKYRVMLLCTGDLGFSSAKTYDLEVWMPGQNAFVEISSCSNFEDFQARRANIRYKPSAGKGTRLAHTLNGSGLAIGRTVAAILENYQQPDGSVKIPEALVPYMNLTALHS; the protein is encoded by the coding sequence TGAAAAGCCGCGGACTGCAGGTAGATTTGACGGAATTCTTTGCCCTTGTTGAGCAGCGAAGGTCCAGCATGCGCGACGTAGAAGAGCTCAAGCACCGCAGCAACGTTGTCTCCAAGGAAATTGGGGAAGCAAAAAGCCGCGGCGAGGATATGGAAGCTCGCATGGAAGAGATGCGACAGGTAAAAGAGCGGATCCGACAACTCGACGAAGTGGTGCGAAGTGCAGAGACCCGGATGTCAGACTACCTGTTGAACATTCCGAATCTTCCCCATGATTCCGTTCCCGTGGGCGCCGGAGCTTCTGAAAATGTTGAAGTGAGGAACCACCAAGGTTCGGTCGAAGTTGATTTCAAAGCGGCAACTCATATCGATCTTGGAGTTAAACTTGGCATCCTGGATTTTGCAAGAGCCGCAAAAATTGCCGGCAGCCGTTTCGTGCTTTATCGCGGAGCAGGAGCAAAGCTGGAACGCGCGCTGATCAATTTCATGATCGATGTTCACACCTCGCGCGGTTACACGGAGGTGCTTCCTCCTTTCATTGCAAATGCGGACTCGCTCCGCGGAACAGGGAACTTGCCGAAGTTTGAAGAGGATTTATTCAAGCTACAGGACACGAACCAATATTTGATTCCCACTGCAGAAGTTCCCGTTACGAACATTCACCGTGACGAGGTCCTGAACGAATCGGATTTACCGATTCGCTATGTTGCGTACACACCCTGTTTTCGCCGAGAAGCAGGAACGTACGGACAGGAAACGCGCGGCCTGATTCGATTGCATCAATTTAACAAGGTGGAGATTCTTCACTTCTCAAAACCGGAGGAATCTTATCAGCAACATGAGCAACTAACGCAGGATGCGGAAGAAATTCTTAGACGGCTCGGCTTGAAATATCGCGTGATGCTTCTGTGCACCGGCGATTTGGGTTTTTCTTCGGCAAAGACATACGATCTGGAAGTCTGGATGCCGGGCCAAAATGCATTTGTTGAAATCTCATCCTGTTCCAACTTCGAAGATTTTCAGGCGCGTCGCGCGAACATTCGCTATAAACCTTCCGCCGGCAAAGGAACGCGTCTTGCGCATACTTTGAACGGATCCGGGTTAGCCATTGGCCGGACAGTCGCTGCGATTTTGGAAAATTATCAGCAGCCGGATGGAAGTGTAAAAATTCCAGAAGCGCTTGTCCCGTATATGAATCTCACGGCATTGCATTCTTAA